In the genome of Abyssalbus ytuae, the window TAAATAAGCGGACTAAATTAGCTGTTTTATAAGCGGCAATACCCCCGGTGATGCCTAAAAGTACGTTTTTACCGCTAAGAACAGACATTATTTTTCTTCTGTATTCCTGTAATAAATTTTATTTTCTAACCATTCCTGAATTGCAATGGCATGTGGTTTAGGAAGTTTTTCATAAAACTTAGAAACTTCTATTTGTTCTTTATTTTCAAAAATCTCTTCCAGACTGTCAGTATATGTGGCAAACTCTTCAAGCTTTTCGATTAACTCTTTTTTAACTTCAGTGTTAATTTGAATCGCTCTTTTTGAAATTATTGAAATCGCTTCATAAATATTATCAGTTGGCACATCAATCTCATTTCTGTTATAAGTAACAGTGGATACCGGTGCCTCAGTGTTTCTAATATCGCTCATATTATGATTGTTTACTAAATTTTTCTAGTTCGTTATTTATATCTTCCAGCATTTTATCAGCTTCTCTTAAATATTTTGACTGACTGTAAAATCTTTTTAGAGTGTTGTATACTGATTTAGTGTCATTTAGCCTTTCTTCCTGCCTGTTATAAATACTGTTCATTGCCAAATTGTATGATGCCAGCATTTTTTGAAAAAGAGCATCTTCCCTGTATACAGAACCGGGGTATTCTGATAAAAATAATTCCCAGGATTTTATAGCTGCTTTATAATCTTTTATCCTGTTGTATTGTTTTGCTATTTCAAAAGCTTTTTTCTCGAGTTTGGTACGTAATTCCAAAGTCATTTTATTTGCTTCTTCCATATGTTCCGACTCAGGATATTTATTGATAAAAACCTGTAGTTTTTCCAAAGCAGTATTAGTCTCTGCCTGGTCTATACTATATTTTGGGGAAAGTTTATATTGACTTTTTGCATTATAAAAGAGTGCTTCTTCTACTTTTTCACTTCTGGGATATGACTTGGCAAATCTTTCAAACTGATAAGCGGACAAATAATAATCTTCAATATTATAATAGCTGTCTGCCATAAAATAATAAATCCTTTCTCCTTGAGGTTTACCTGCATATTGAGTTGCTATTTGCTCAAATAACCGCACTGCCTTTTTATAATTACCTTCATTATAAAGTTTTTCTGCAAGTTCATATTTTACTTTAATGTCTTCCGACTTTAAGGCTTTTTGATATTCACTACATGAAAATGCGAGAAGAAGGACAGTAACTAATATTGAAAATCTTATCATTTTTATCATCCGGCAAAATTAGATAAATTTATAATAATTAAAAAACTAATTTTTTAAACTTAAGAATGACGAAAATAAGCTCATTTTTTTTAATTACCTCAATGCAAAATGTTAAGTTTCTTGTAAAACTGATATAAAACTATTTATCTTTTGTTTTAACCCGTTACTGGCGTTAATTAAAGGAAGCCTTACATTACTTCTGCACATACCGTATTGTTCTAAAACTGCTTTAATACCAACAGGATTCCCTTCTTCAAAAATAAAATCAATCATGTTCATTAACTGGTAGTGAGAATTTGCAGCTTCATCAATATTACCGGTTAATGCAGCCCTTACCATTCCTGAAAATTCCTTTGGAAAACCTTGCCCTATTACCGATATAACTCCCGAACCACCTGCAAGTGTGATTGGAAGAGTTAGCATATCATCACCGGAGATAACAAGAAAATCTTTGGGCTTGTCTTTAAGAATCCGCATTGCCTGCACCATGTCACCGGCAGCCTCTTTAACCCCAATTATATTATCTACATCTTTTGCTAGTCTTAATATGGTTTGTGGTAAAATATTAGAGGCTGTTCTGCCTGGAACATTGTATATAATAACAGGTTTTGTGGTTGCTGCAGCTATGGCTTTATAATGCTGATATATACCTTCCTGACTTGGTTTGTTATAGTAAGGTGACACCGATAAAATAGCATCAAAACCATCTAAATTGGTCGATTTTAATTCGCTAACTATTTCCGCAGTATTATTCCCTCCAATTCCTATTACCAGGGGAACCCTGTTCTTGTTTATTTTTATAATTGTTTGTTTTACAATTTCCTTTTCACTTTTAGTTAGTGTTGCTGTTTCAGCTGTAGTCCCTAAAACAACTATATACTCTACTCCACCTTCAATTACATAATTTACCAATTTTTCCAAAGCATTTAAATCAATGCTTAAATCATCTTTAAAAGGTGTTACCAATGCCACACCTGTTCCTATAAACTTAGTCATATATTATTTTTTGTTTAGAATAGTCAAGTATTTTATCAATTCTTTTTTAAAATATTCAAAATCATTATTTTCAGAAGTTCCCGTAATCGTTAAATCATTAAATTCAGTATTCTTGTGCCCAAGCCCAACCCTGAAATTTGTTTTGGCCAATGAATTAATTAACCTTAGTGGCAAAATATTTTTTTCATAATAATTAATTACCAGATCATAGTGTTTTGTCAGGTAATGATTAACCTTAAAATTATTTATATGACCGTTCACTAACACGGAATTTTCTGAAAAAACAGGGATTGGATAATATTCAGCTTTATTTATCTTTTCTACATATCCAATGATCTTAAATTCCTCTTCTTCTATATTTAAGCCCTCAGCCAAACTATATATTTGCTTAATATCCTTAAGAATTTCATAATTAACTAAAAATAAAGCACAAGGGGGGTTACTCCAGTGTAGATAAGATTCATTCCCCTTTTCCCTTAATTTTTTTTTAATAATAGTATTAAGTGTTTTTTCTTTTATTGTCTTTAAAATCATTTACCTTTACATTAAAATGCAAATTTATGCTTTTAAAACGCATTCACGTATTAAAATTATGAATCTTCTCTCTTACACAATAAAACATTTTGTTATATTCATAACATTATTTTTAATTTATTCTTGTGACAAACATCCCGATTATGTATCTAAAATATCAGGTAAAGAAATACATATAACGGATTCTCTAAAGTCGGTTGACTCTATTGAAAATTTTATAAAACCCTACAGAAGCCACATCAATGATGTTTTAGATGAAGCCCTGGCCTACTCGCCAGAAGCTTTGTCTAAATCGGACGGTGAACTAAATACGGCTATTGGAAATTTATTGGCTGATATTGTTATGGAACAAACAAATCCTGTCTTTAAAAGCAGGACCGGTAAAAATATCGATTTTGTATTACTTAACCATGGCGGCATCAGATCAATCATTTCAAAAGGTAATATTACTACCAGAACTGCATACCAGGTAATGCCGTTTGAAAACAAAGTTGTAGTCGTAGAAATAACTACGGATAAATTACAAGAAATGATTAATTATCTGATTAAAAGCAACCGGGCACATCCGGTTAGTGGTATTAAAATTGTACTGAATGATAATAATTCTTTACAAAA includes:
- a CDS encoding DNA-directed RNA polymerase subunit omega, translated to MSDIRNTEAPVSTVTYNRNEIDVPTDNIYEAISIISKRAIQINTEVKKELIEKLEEFATYTDSLEEIFENKEQIEVSKFYEKLPKPHAIAIQEWLENKIYYRNTEEK
- a CDS encoding outer membrane protein assembly factor BamD, with the protein product MIRFSILVTVLLLAFSCSEYQKALKSEDIKVKYELAEKLYNEGNYKKAVRLFEQIATQYAGKPQGERIYYFMADSYYNIEDYYLSAYQFERFAKSYPRSEKVEEALFYNAKSQYKLSPKYSIDQAETNTALEKLQVFINKYPESEHMEEANKMTLELRTKLEKKAFEIAKQYNRIKDYKAAIKSWELFLSEYPGSVYREDALFQKMLASYNLAMNSIYNRQEERLNDTKSVYNTLKRFYSQSKYLREADKMLEDINNELEKFSKQS
- the dapA gene encoding 4-hydroxy-tetrahydrodipicolinate synthase, whose protein sequence is MTKFIGTGVALVTPFKDDLSIDLNALEKLVNYVIEGGVEYIVVLGTTAETATLTKSEKEIVKQTIIKINKNRVPLVIGIGGNNTAEIVSELKSTNLDGFDAILSVSPYYNKPSQEGIYQHYKAIAAATTKPVIIYNVPGRTASNILPQTILRLAKDVDNIIGVKEAAGDMVQAMRILKDKPKDFLVISGDDMLTLPITLAGGSGVISVIGQGFPKEFSGMVRAALTGNIDEAANSHYQLMNMIDFIFEEGNPVGIKAVLEQYGMCRSNVRLPLINASNGLKQKINSFISVLQET
- a CDS encoding DUF6913 domain-containing protein; the encoded protein is MILKTIKEKTLNTIIKKKLREKGNESYLHWSNPPCALFLVNYEILKDIKQIYSLAEGLNIEEEEFKIIGYVEKINKAEYYPIPVFSENSVLVNGHINNFKVNHYLTKHYDLVINYYEKNILPLRLINSLAKTNFRVGLGHKNTEFNDLTITGTSENNDFEYFKKELIKYLTILNKK
- a CDS encoding 5'-nucleotidase C-terminal domain-containing protein; protein product: MNLLSYTIKHFVIFITLFLIYSCDKHPDYVSKISGKEIHITDSLKSVDSIENFIKPYRSHINDVLDEALAYSPEALSKSDGELNTAIGNLLADIVMEQTNPVFKSRTGKNIDFVLLNHGGIRSIISKGNITTRTAYQVMPFENKVVVVEITTDKLQEMINYLIKSNRAHPVSGIKIVLNDNNSLQNVLVQGKPIEKDKTYFVATSDYLSNMGDNMTFFSNPVSITETDYLIRNEMIDYFKKTDTIKPIIDDRFIRL